The following coding sequences are from one Triticum aestivum cultivar Chinese Spring chromosome 5A, IWGSC CS RefSeq v2.1, whole genome shotgun sequence window:
- the LOC123102195 gene encoding pectinesterase, with amino-acid sequence MSPLYCHGKPRPLLLLLLLAVTLTLLAAAATAEDVSSGTAPFYPSAEAAAAAHCEGTLYPELCLSTLADIPDLHKKPLPDVICAAVNRTETEVTTMSANCSAYLHRRSLTSRDHLAVMDCMELLDTTMDELVATTADLQSPSAARRPTMEHAVTVLSAAITNQQTCLEGFSYQKGGEVRRYMEPGIRHIAKMVSNSLAMAKKMPGAGAGGSKPSPSTEETESVAARQPFTGYGQVVKGGFPRWVRPGDRRLLQAPASGIQANAVVAKDGSGGFTTVSAAVAAAPANSKSRYVIYIKAGAYMENVEVGKSHKNLMFMGDGMGKTVIKASLNVVDGSTTFRSATVAVVGSNFLARDLTIENAAGPSKHQAVALRVGADLSAFYRCSFVGYQDTLYVHSLRQFFRECDIYGTIDFVFGNSAAVLQSCNLYARRPLPNQSNIYTAQGRTDPNQNTGISVQKSKVAAASDLAAVQSSFKTYLGRPWKQYSRTVFIQSELDSVVDPAGWLAWDGTFALDTLYYAEYQNTGPGAGTSGRVSWMGYRGIISASEASTFTVGSFIDGDVWLAGTSIPFSGGL; translated from the exons ATGTCACCCTTGTACTGCCACGGGAAACCAaggcctctcctcctcctcctcctcctcgcggtcACCCTCACACTACTCGCCGCCGCAGCCACGGCCGAGGATGTCTCCTCCGGCACGGCCCCCTTCTACCCCTccgcggaggcggccgcggcggcgcacTGCGAAGGCACGCTGTACCCGGAGCTGTGCCTGTCCACGCTCGCCGACATCCCGGACCTCCACAAGAAGCCGCTCCCGGACGTGATCTGCGCGGCCGTCAACCGCACCGAGACCGAGGTGACCACCATGTCCGCCAACTGCTCCGCCTACCTTCACAGGAGGTCCCTCACGTCGCGCGACCACCTCGCCGTCATGGACTGCATGGAGCTCCTCGACACCACCATGGACGAGCTGGTGGCCACCACGGCCGACCTGCAGTCGCCGTCCGCGGCCAGGCGGCCGACCATGGAGCACGCCGTGACGGTGCTCTCGGCGGCCATCACCAACCAGCAGACCTGCCTGGAGGGCTTCTCGTACCAGAagggcggcgaggtgcggcgctACATGGAGCCCGGCATCCGGCACATCGCCAAGATGGTCAGCAACTCGCTGGCCATGGCCAAGAAGATGCCCGGTGCCGGGGCTGGCGGCTCTAAGCCTTCACCGTCGACGGAGGAAACGGAAAGCGTCGCGGCGCGGCAGCCGTTCACGGGGTACGGGCAGGTGGTGAAGGGCGGGTTCCCGCGGTGGGTGAGGCCCGGGGACCGGCGGCTGCTGCAGGCGCCGGCGTCGGGCATCCAGGCGAACGCGGTGGTGGCCAAGGACGGGAGCGGGGGGTTCACGACGGTGtcggccgcggtggcggcggcgccggccaacTCGAAGAGCAGGTACGTGATCTACATCAAGGCCGGGGCGTACATGGAGAACGTGGAGGTGGGGAAGAGCCACAAGAACCTCATGTTCATGGGCGACGGCATGGGCAAGACGGTGATCAAGGCCAGCCTCAACGTCGTCGACGGCTCCACCACCTTCCGCTCCGCCACAGTCG CTGTGGTGGGCAGCAACTTCCTGGCCCGCGACCTCACCATCGAGAACGCGGCCGGCCCGTCCAAGCACCAGGCGGTGGCGCTCCGCGTCGGCGCCGACCTCTCGGCGTTCTACCGCTGCAGCTTCGTGGGCTACCAGGACACCCTCTACGTGCACTCGCTCCGGCAGTTCTTCCGCGAGTGCGACATCTACGGCACCATCGACTTCGTCTTCGGCAACTCCGCCGCCGTGCTCCAGAGCTGCAACCTCTACGCGCGCCGGCCCCTCCCTAACCAGAGCAACATCTACACGGCGCAGGGCCGGACGGACCCCAACCAGAACACCGGCATCTCCGTCCAGAAGAGCAAGGTGGCCGCCGCCTCCGACCTCGCCGCCGTGCAGTCCAGCTTCAAGACCTACCTGGGCCGGCCGTGGAAGCAGTACTCGCGCACCGTCTTCATCCAGTCGGAGCTCGACAGCGTCGTCGACCCCGCCGGCTGGCTCGCGTGGGACGGCACCTTCGCGCTCGACACGCTATACTACGCCGAGTACCAGAACACGGGGCCCGGCGCCGGCACGTCCGGCCGGGTGTCGTGGATGGGGTACCGTGGCATCATTAGCGCGTCTGAGGCCAGCACCTTCACGGTGGGGTCCTTCATCGACGGCGACGTCTGGCTCGCCGGCACGTCCATCCCATTCTCCGGCGGGTTGTGA